The DNA sequence CTATACTCGGGGTTGGGTGCCCGGGGTCTCTTTTGGCGGTCCTGGCGCAATCGCAATTAGCAAAGAGATGGGCATGAATGGTGGTGAATGAGACGGTGTCCCAGGTGTATATGGTTCTTCGTCGGTGGTCTGTGATATTTACAGATTTCTTGTGCGTGTCCGGCCAGGCAGAATTTTTTAACACTCCCATTATTGATATGACTTGTGGAGAAAGGTGAAAGAGATCACTCGGGCCCGGAGCGAATGGGCGTGGCATCCCTTGAAATGGTTTACGAAAAAAAAGGCAAAGTGGAGGATCAACAAGTTCATGCAGGAAATATGGATCAGGGCAAGACACCGCTTCATTCCTTGATTCTGACAATTCCAGTGGGGTGGGTTGGCTATTAATCGCCATGATCAAGCAATGACAGGCAACAAATAGCAAAGAAGCTGGCCTATCGGTCATTGTGGTTTCGGGCTACGCAGCATGGGAGGAGGAATTGTGGGAAACCTTTATCGAGCCCTGCCGGCATGGGCGGACCAAGAAAAGGTGCCACCAGAGAAATTTATTCTTGTCGAGTCATTTTAATTCCAATGCCGGATTTTTGATGCCGTGTTAGGATTGATTCCTTCTAGGAAGGTCCTGTTTTATCGATACTGAATCAATTTACGAATTGAAAACGGGGCAGTCGAAGCCGCCACGGTTGGCTTAGTTAAGAAAGAATCATCAATGCCAAAAAGATTGAAAAGGATTCTATTGTATGCAGGTTATCTGCTCCTCGTGACCTTACCCCTTTTGGAAATTGGGGTCAGGTTCTGGGGGTATTCGGAGCATCATATTCATGATCCGATCTATACGTCATTTGAATCAAGCGAGGACATTCCCTACATCCATAAGCCCAATCTTCTGCAAGCCCGAGCCCGAGGGCTTGCAGTCATCAACACGGATAGCCTGGGATTGCGTTCAAAAGCCGCCGGGGCGGTCTATGGCCTCAAACAACCACCGGAATATCGCATTGCCATTGCCGGGGATTCCGTCACGTTTGGTGAGGGCATCCCCAATACTGATGGAACATTCCCAGAAGTTCTGGAACATATTATTAATCAGCAACAAAATATCCAGACCGTGAAAGTGTTTAATTTCGGAGTGTCGGCCTATAGCGTGAGAGAGATGGCCGCCCTGCTTCAACACCGGATGCTGGCCATTCAGCCGGATCTGGTTATCATGGCAATCATTCCACCAGATTTGGATCTCAAGCGGACCCCCATTATTGATGCAGCTGGGTATCTGGTTGGACAGAATGTCGCTATGCTTCTGGATTCTCGGGTCGGAGAGGTTTTGAGAGGAATTCGCCTTTTGTATGTCCTAAGGGATATCGGCTCACGCTGGATTTCTCCACCTCAATACATTGACCCACTGCTTTCACATGGGAAGATTCCCGACTCTTATCGGTACATTCAGCAATTCAAGGAGACAGCGG is a window from the Nitrospira sp. MA-1 genome containing:
- a CDS encoding SGNH/GDSL hydrolase family protein — encoded protein: MPKRLKRILLYAGYLLLVTLPLLEIGVRFWGYSEHHIHDPIYTSFESSEDIPYIHKPNLLQARARGLAVINTDSLGLRSKAAGAVYGLKQPPEYRIAIAGDSVTFGEGIPNTDGTFPEVLEHIINQQQNIQTVKVFNFGVSAYSVREMAALLQHRMLAIQPDLVIMAIIPPDLDLKRTPIIDAAGYLVGQNVAMLLDSRVGEVLRGIRLLYVLRDIGSRWISPPQYIDPLLSHGKIPDSYRYIQQFKETADQYGLPYLIVLLPRMEENAWGILSDRLTQDTIKHLDLSYLRKEFTMNKYMASRFDLHPSPAVHRRIGEELAVYVEHQPEFPQ